One stretch of Streptomyces sp. A2-16 DNA includes these proteins:
- a CDS encoding ABC transporter permease, whose product MTTTQSAPVKTATPPTAGTAVRVQNAVIKYGFIFVTVALFLYFALSEGSFRESATLLDTLRYVSVAAILGLGVTLTMAVGGMDMSVGAVAGLGVSVAAQTMVVHNQIGTVAILAVLAAGALAGLLNAFLIVVLKIPDMLATLGTMFVIQGSKLILVDGQSITPGMTMDDGSTAPGKFTAGFLKIDRGTVLGVPVSVLIFAGLTVAAWVFLARTRWGRVLYAIGANPEASRLAGIRVGGYRALAYVLSGVLASIGGLILASRIGQGDVSAGTSQLLEAVAVALVGTSVLGRGRPNVWGTALGAVLIGIITTGLTIKGLPYYTQDVVEGAVLILALVFSFTLSKRRTA is encoded by the coding sequence ATGACCACAACCCAGAGCGCCCCGGTGAAGACGGCGACGCCGCCCACCGCCGGGACGGCCGTCCGCGTCCAGAACGCCGTCATCAAGTACGGCTTCATCTTCGTCACGGTCGCGCTGTTCCTCTACTTCGCGCTGAGCGAGGGCTCCTTCCGCGAGTCGGCGACCCTCCTCGACACCCTCCGCTACGTCTCCGTCGCCGCGATCCTCGGCCTCGGCGTCACCCTCACCATGGCCGTCGGCGGAATGGACATGTCGGTCGGCGCGGTCGCCGGCCTCGGAGTCTCGGTCGCCGCCCAGACGATGGTCGTCCACAACCAGATCGGCACGGTCGCGATCCTCGCGGTCCTCGCGGCGGGCGCCCTCGCGGGTCTCCTCAACGCCTTCCTGATCGTCGTACTGAAGATCCCCGACATGCTCGCCACCCTCGGCACCATGTTCGTCATCCAGGGCAGCAAACTCATCCTGGTCGACGGTCAGTCGATCACCCCGGGCATGACGATGGACGACGGCAGCACCGCCCCCGGCAAGTTCACCGCCGGCTTCCTGAAGATCGACCGCGGGACCGTCCTCGGCGTCCCCGTCTCGGTACTGATCTTCGCCGGCCTGACCGTCGCCGCCTGGGTCTTCCTGGCCCGCACCCGCTGGGGCCGCGTGCTCTACGCGATCGGCGCCAACCCGGAGGCCTCCCGCCTGGCCGGCATCCGCGTCGGCGGCTACCGCGCCCTGGCGTATGTCCTCTCCGGCGTCCTCGCCTCCATCGGCGGTCTGATCCTGGCGTCCCGCATCGGCCAGGGCGACGTCTCGGCTGGGACCTCGCAGCTCCTGGAGGCCGTGGCGGTGGCGCTGGTCGGCACCTCGGTGCTGGGCCGGGGCCGTCCGAACGTCTGGGGCACCGCCCTCGGCGCGGTGCTCATCGGCATCATCACCACCGGCCTGACCATCAAGGGCCTGCCGTACTACACCCAGGACGTCGTCGAGGGCGCGGTCCTCATCCTCGCCCTGGTCTTCAGCTTCACCTTGTCCAAGCGCCGCACCGCATAG
- a CDS encoding sugar ABC transporter ATP-binding protein: protein MSPTDSGPAPAAVGLTDVSMAFGGKTVLASVTLDIAPGSVVALLGANGAGKSTLIKILSGVHTGHGGQVRVAGEPAALQSPLAARQLGIQTVHQRIGEGIVPGLSVAENLVFEELAQKRGNPFLNGRRVLERAREIQAGLGLDWSDAVLRKDVTELGISDRQLLILARALATRPRLLILDEPTSALSAAEAERLFALVERMRGDGIAVLYVSHRLGEIDALADRLVVLRDGRLTEDQVRPFDWDSALRAMLAQAHEATTARPVREGAEGEVVLSLRGVRLFAGRKPLDLDLRTGEVTGVVGLLGAGKTELARGLFGAEPFATGSVELDGRPYEPRRPSDAIRDGIHLVPEDRHADALVPGWSLAQNISLPFLKSLSRAGLVQRSKEDALGRDTIEALGVVARDEHSTVEELSGGNQQKVVVGRWLAETPRVLILDEPFRGVDIGARRDIGRRARTLAAEGAAVLVLSADVDEVLEIADRVVVLAAGEIHLDAYGEDAERDRVIQTISASV, encoded by the coding sequence ATGTCGCCCACTGACAGCGGCCCCGCACCGGCGGCCGTCGGTCTCACCGACGTCAGCATGGCCTTCGGCGGCAAGACCGTCCTCGCCTCCGTCACCCTCGACATCGCCCCGGGCAGCGTGGTCGCGCTGCTCGGTGCGAACGGTGCGGGCAAGTCCACGCTGATCAAGATCCTGTCGGGCGTGCACACCGGACACGGCGGTCAGGTGCGGGTCGCCGGGGAGCCCGCGGCTCTCCAGTCGCCGCTCGCCGCCCGCCAGTTGGGCATCCAGACCGTGCACCAGCGCATCGGCGAGGGGATCGTGCCCGGCCTCTCCGTCGCCGAGAACCTGGTCTTCGAGGAGCTGGCGCAGAAGCGCGGGAACCCGTTCCTGAACGGGCGCCGGGTCCTGGAGCGCGCCCGCGAGATCCAGGCGGGCCTCGGCCTCGACTGGAGCGACGCCGTCCTCAGGAAGGACGTCACCGAACTCGGCATCTCCGACCGCCAGTTGCTCATCCTCGCCCGCGCCCTGGCCACCCGCCCCCGGCTGCTGATCCTCGACGAGCCGACCTCGGCCCTGTCCGCCGCCGAGGCCGAACGCCTCTTCGCGCTCGTCGAGAGGATGCGCGGCGACGGTATAGCGGTGCTCTACGTCTCCCACCGCCTCGGTGAGATCGACGCCCTGGCCGACCGCCTGGTCGTCCTGCGGGACGGCCGTCTCACCGAGGACCAGGTGCGGCCCTTCGACTGGGACAGCGCCCTGCGCGCGATGCTGGCCCAGGCCCACGAGGCGACGACGGCCCGGCCCGTCCGGGAGGGCGCCGAGGGCGAGGTCGTGCTCTCCCTGCGCGGCGTACGGCTCTTCGCGGGCCGAAAGCCCCTTGACCTGGACCTGCGTACCGGCGAAGTCACCGGCGTCGTGGGCCTGTTGGGCGCCGGCAAGACCGAGCTGGCCCGCGGCCTGTTCGGCGCCGAGCCCTTCGCGACCGGCTCCGTCGAACTGGACGGCAGGCCGTACGAGCCGAGAAGACCCTCCGACGCCATCCGCGACGGCATCCACCTGGTCCCCGAGGACCGGCACGCCGACGCGCTCGTCCCCGGCTGGTCACTGGCCCAGAACATCTCCCTGCCGTTCCTGAAGTCGCTCTCCAGGGCCGGACTGGTCCAGCGCTCGAAGGAGGACGCCCTCGGCCGCGACACCATCGAGGCCCTCGGCGTCGTCGCCCGGGACGAGCACAGCACCGTGGAGGAGCTGTCCGGCGGCAACCAGCAGAAGGTCGTCGTCGGCCGCTGGCTCGCCGAGACACCCCGCGTCCTCATCCTGGACGAACCCTTCCGGGGCGTGGACATCGGCGCCCGCCGGGACATCGGCCGCCGCGCGAGGACCCTCGCCGCCGAGGGCGCCGCCGTGCTCGTGCTGTCCGCCGACGTGGACGAGGTCCTGGAGATCGCGGACCGGGTCGTCGTGCTCGCCGCCGGTGAGATCCACCTCGACGCGTACGGCGAGGACGCTGAGCGCGACCGCGTCATCCAGACCATCTCGGCGTCCGTGTGA
- a CDS encoding substrate-binding domain-containing protein has translation MSRIRLPFAALSLASVSALVLSGCSQSTDASKNTGDTAASASAATGKKPAPFSAGAVKVALVRQSGAGDYFEQWGNGAKAQAKALGIDLTVYDAQADNAKQATDLSSAINSGAKAIIIDHGFPATIQPEIDKAVKKGIKVVVYDVETSTKGVVSTEQDDASMAQAVLDVMSKDLGKDAKVGYVNVAGYAALDKRNTVWAKELAAQGWKQQFKVGKVTDSTATDNVPLVSAALTQHADVTGIFAPYDELAKGTVLAVQNKKLQDKVKVFGADVSNADIQQMTAADSPWVATAGTDPSAVGAAVVRTTALELAGQLNKTSVEFPAVAITQDFLREKKIENMDQLRTALPALNLSQVSTADWISNVAH, from the coding sequence ATGTCCCGCATCCGTCTGCCCTTCGCCGCGCTCTCCCTCGCGTCCGTCTCCGCCCTCGTGCTCTCCGGCTGCTCGCAGTCCACGGACGCGTCCAAGAACACCGGCGACACCGCCGCCTCCGCCTCCGCCGCCACCGGCAAGAAGCCGGCCCCCTTCAGCGCGGGCGCGGTCAAGGTGGCCCTGGTCCGGCAGAGCGGCGCCGGCGACTACTTCGAGCAGTGGGGCAACGGCGCCAAGGCCCAGGCCAAGGCCCTCGGCATCGACCTGACCGTGTACGACGCCCAGGCCGACAACGCCAAGCAGGCCACCGACCTGTCCTCGGCGATCAACTCCGGAGCCAAGGCGATCATCATCGACCACGGCTTCCCGGCGACGATCCAGCCGGAGATCGACAAGGCCGTCAAGAAGGGCATCAAGGTCGTCGTCTACGACGTCGAGACCTCCACCAAGGGCGTGGTCAGCACCGAGCAGGACGACGCCAGCATGGCCCAGGCCGTCCTCGACGTCATGTCCAAGGACCTCGGCAAGGACGCCAAGGTCGGCTATGTCAACGTCGCCGGCTACGCCGCCCTCGACAAGCGGAACACCGTCTGGGCGAAGGAACTCGCCGCGCAGGGCTGGAAGCAGCAGTTCAAGGTCGGCAAGGTCACCGACTCCACGGCCACCGACAACGTCCCGCTGGTCTCCGCCGCCCTCACCCAGCACGCGGACGTGACCGGGATCTTCGCGCCCTACGACGAGCTCGCCAAGGGCACCGTCCTCGCCGTCCAGAACAAGAAGCTCCAGGACAAGGTGAAGGTGTTCGGCGCGGACGTCTCCAACGCCGACATCCAGCAGATGACCGCCGCCGACAGCCCGTGGGTCGCCACGGCCGGCACCGACCCGTCCGCGGTCGGCGCCGCCGTCGTCCGTACGACCGCCCTGGAGCTGGCCGGTCAGCTGAACAAGACCTCGGTGGAGTTCCCGGCCGTCGCCATCACCCAGGACTTCCTGCGCGAGAAGAAGATCGAGAACATGGACCAGCTGCGGACGGCCCTGCCCGCGCTGAACCTGTCCCAGGTCTCGACCGCGGACTGGATCTCGAATGTCGCCCACTGA
- a CDS encoding cupin: protein MTLLTTWSESGPETLVRRTSDPAEIAEALKPLGVRYEQWPVREDVPFDADSETVFAAYGPEIDKLNAEEGFTTVDVLGLHPSDDPEFPAKARAAREKFLQEHTHDDDDEVRFFVSGSGIFYLHVSGEVHAVLCEKGDLLGVPRGTTHWFDMGTSPSFTAIRFFHEEDGWVGNFTGSTIASRFPDYDTIAAGHEADRAAA from the coding sequence ATGACGCTGCTGACCACCTGGTCCGAGTCCGGCCCCGAGACCCTGGTCCGCCGCACCTCGGACCCCGCCGAGATCGCCGAGGCGCTGAAGCCGCTCGGAGTGCGCTACGAGCAGTGGCCGGTCCGCGAGGACGTCCCGTTCGACGCCGACAGCGAGACCGTGTTCGCCGCCTACGGCCCCGAGATCGACAAGCTGAACGCCGAGGAGGGCTTCACCACGGTGGACGTCCTCGGTCTGCATCCGAGCGACGACCCGGAGTTCCCCGCGAAGGCCAGGGCGGCCCGCGAGAAGTTCCTCCAGGAGCACACCCACGACGACGATGACGAGGTGCGCTTCTTCGTCTCCGGCTCCGGGATCTTCTACCTGCACGTGAGCGGCGAGGTGCACGCGGTCCTCTGCGAGAAGGGCGACCTGCTGGGCGTGCCGCGCGGCACCACCCACTGGTTCGACATGGGCACCAGCCCGTCCTTCACCGCGATCCGCTTCTTCCACGAGGAGGACGGCTGGGTCGGCAACTTCACCGGCTCCACCATCGCCTCCCGCTTCCCGGACTACGACACCATCGCGGCGGGCCACGAGGCTGACAGGGCCGCCGCGTGA
- the mtnC gene encoding acireductone synthase — MSVRDLTYAVDAVVLDIEGTTSATGFVVDVLYPYSRSRFAALLAERSEDPEVARAVAQVREEIGDPDAGAAEVEKALDTWLDQDRKATPLKTLQGLIWSEGFARGDLVSHFYDDVVPELRAWHSAGVRLYVYSSGSVAAQRAWFANSPQGDLTSLVSGLYDTENAGPKQEARSYRRIASATGVAPDRLLFLSDRPGELDAAREAGWRAVGIRRPGEPYFEQGVGDHAAAGTFDEITVSRSSS, encoded by the coding sequence GTGAGCGTGCGGGACCTGACGTACGCCGTCGACGCCGTGGTGCTCGACATCGAGGGCACCACGAGCGCGACGGGGTTCGTCGTCGACGTGCTCTACCCGTACTCCCGCTCGCGGTTCGCCGCGCTGCTCGCCGAGCGGTCCGAGGACCCGGAGGTGGCGCGCGCCGTCGCCCAGGTGCGCGAGGAGATCGGTGACCCGGACGCCGGTGCCGCCGAGGTCGAGAAGGCGCTCGACACCTGGCTCGACCAGGACCGCAAGGCGACCCCGCTGAAGACCCTCCAGGGCCTCATCTGGTCAGAGGGCTTCGCCCGGGGGGACCTCGTCTCGCACTTCTACGACGACGTCGTGCCGGAGTTGCGCGCCTGGCACTCGGCAGGCGTACGGCTCTACGTCTACTCGTCGGGGTCCGTCGCCGCGCAGCGGGCGTGGTTCGCCAACAGCCCGCAGGGCGACCTGACTTCGCTGGTCTCCGGGCTCTACGACACCGAGAACGCCGGACCCAAGCAGGAGGCCCGGTCGTACCGCCGGATCGCCTCGGCGACCGGTGTCGCGCCGGACCGTCTGCTGTTCCTCTCCGACCGGCCCGGCGAGCTGGACGCGGCCCGCGAGGCCGGCTGGCGGGCGGTCGGGATACGGCGGCCCGGGGAGCCGTACTTCGAGCAAGGCGTCGGCGATCACGCTGCGGCGGGGACGTTCGACGAGATCACCGTTTCAAGGAGCTCTTCGTGA
- the mtnB gene encoding methylthioribulose 1-phosphate dehydratase, whose protein sequence is MTAHITALDLEEAGAVLAAESARFASFGWMRGTSGNLSVVLAREPLLLAVTASGHDKGELTPADVVLVDGQGAAVQGGKPSAEAELHARVAALTGAGAVVHVHTVASVAMGRREPGGIALRDLEMLKGVGVPAHDVEVTLPVIANSQDMKVLGDRLEEARDPRMPAVVVAGHGLYVWGADPRQARHHTEVVEWLLELELTGR, encoded by the coding sequence GTGACCGCCCACATCACCGCACTCGACCTCGAGGAGGCGGGGGCCGTCCTCGCCGCCGAGTCCGCCCGCTTCGCCTCCTTCGGCTGGATGCGGGGCACCTCGGGGAACCTCTCCGTCGTGCTCGCCCGTGAGCCGCTGCTGCTCGCCGTGACCGCCAGCGGCCACGACAAGGGTGAACTGACGCCCGCCGACGTGGTGTTGGTGGACGGGCAGGGAGCGGCCGTGCAGGGCGGGAAGCCGTCCGCGGAGGCCGAGCTGCACGCGCGTGTGGCCGCGCTCACCGGGGCCGGCGCCGTGGTCCATGTGCACACCGTCGCCTCGGTGGCGATGGGCCGGCGTGAACCGGGCGGGATCGCCCTCCGCGACCTGGAGATGCTCAAGGGGGTCGGCGTGCCCGCGCACGACGTCGAGGTGACCCTGCCGGTGATCGCCAACAGCCAGGACATGAAGGTGCTCGGCGACCGCCTGGAGGAGGCGCGGGACCCACGGATGCCGGCGGTCGTGGTGGCCGGGCACGGGCTGTACGTGTGGGGCGCCGATCCGCGCCAGGCTCGGCATCACACCGAAGTGGTGGAGTGGCTGCTGGAGTTGGAGCTCACGGGCCGCTGA
- the mtnA gene encoding S-methyl-5-thioribose-1-phosphate isomerase produces MPQELRAVEWTGSGLALMDQTLLPHRTETVDVRDVDTLVDAIQRLVVRGAPAIGAAGAYGVAIALLQCERESWTDGQLLEAVARIREARPTAVNLMVCVDRVAARLPEGLDAVLEEAAAVQREDVGANRAMGAFGADWLLEKVGAERPLRILTHCNTGALATAGWGTALGVIRELHARGRLEVVHADETRPLLQGSRLTAWELVQEGIPHRVQVDGAAAGTILRGEVDAAVVGADRIAANGDTANKVGTVAIALACAYVGIPFLVAAPTTTVDLSTATGDDIHIELRAESEVLEWAGVRTAPAESRGHNPAFDVTPGRLVTGLVTERGVLEVSAGELPGDRLK; encoded by the coding sequence ATGCCCCAGGAACTGCGCGCTGTCGAGTGGACCGGATCCGGACTCGCGCTCATGGACCAGACCCTGCTGCCGCACCGCACCGAGACCGTGGATGTCCGCGATGTGGACACTCTGGTCGACGCGATCCAGCGCCTCGTGGTGCGGGGCGCACCCGCGATCGGGGCGGCCGGAGCCTACGGAGTCGCGATCGCGCTGCTCCAGTGCGAGCGGGAGAGCTGGACGGACGGACAGCTCCTCGAGGCGGTCGCCCGCATCCGGGAGGCCCGTCCCACGGCCGTCAACCTCATGGTCTGCGTCGACCGGGTCGCGGCGCGTCTGCCCGAAGGTCTCGACGCGGTCCTCGAGGAGGCCGCCGCCGTCCAGCGCGAGGACGTCGGGGCGAACCGGGCGATGGGGGCCTTCGGTGCCGACTGGCTGCTCGAAAAGGTCGGCGCGGAGCGGCCGTTGAGGATTCTGACGCACTGCAACACGGGTGCGCTCGCGACGGCCGGGTGGGGCACGGCCCTCGGCGTCATCCGCGAACTGCACGCGCGCGGACGCCTGGAGGTCGTCCACGCCGACGAGACCCGTCCCCTGCTCCAGGGGTCCCGGCTCACCGCCTGGGAGCTGGTCCAGGAGGGCATCCCGCACCGCGTCCAGGTGGACGGAGCAGCTGCAGGAACGATTCTGCGTGGTGAGGTCGACGCGGCGGTCGTCGGCGCCGACCGCATCGCGGCGAACGGCGACACGGCGAACAAGGTGGGCACCGTGGCAATCGCCCTGGCCTGCGCCTACGTCGGCATACCCTTCCTGGTGGCGGCCCCCACCACCACGGTGGACCTCTCCACCGCGACCGGCGACGACATCCACATCGAGCTCCGGGCGGAGTCCGAGGTGCTGGAGTGGGCGGGGGTCCGCACGGCTCCGGCCGAGTCTCGCGGCCACAACCCGGCGTTCGACGTGACACCGGGGCGGCTGGTGACGGGCCTCGTCACCGAGCGGGGCGTGCTGGAGGTCTCGGCGGGCGAACTCCCCGGCGACCGGCTGAAGTGA
- a CDS encoding FadR/GntR family transcriptional regulator, with protein MAVTDEAIEKIKGMIVSGALRPGDRLPKESELASELGLSRNSLREAVRALSLIRILDVRQGDGTYVTSLDPQLLLEALSFVVDFHRDDTVLEFLAVRRILEPAATAMAASRISEQQLDALTAQLDKLGNSPSVEELVACDLDFHRGIVQSSGNSVLCSLLDGLSGPTTRARIWRGLTQEDAVSRTLHEHRAILTALRDRDAEAARSWATVHIASVEQWLRSTL; from the coding sequence ATGGCTGTCACCGACGAGGCGATCGAGAAGATCAAGGGCATGATCGTCTCCGGCGCGCTGCGCCCCGGCGACCGGCTCCCCAAGGAGAGCGAACTCGCCTCCGAGCTGGGGCTGTCCCGCAATTCGCTGCGCGAGGCCGTGCGGGCGCTGTCGCTGATCCGCATCCTGGACGTGCGGCAGGGCGACGGCACCTATGTGACCAGCCTGGATCCGCAGCTTCTGCTGGAGGCGCTGAGCTTCGTCGTGGACTTCCACCGCGACGACACCGTGCTGGAGTTCCTGGCCGTGCGCCGCATCCTGGAGCCGGCCGCCACCGCGATGGCCGCCTCCCGGATCAGCGAGCAGCAACTGGACGCGCTCACCGCCCAGTTGGACAAGCTCGGCAACAGCCCCTCGGTGGAGGAACTGGTCGCCTGCGACCTCGATTTCCATCGCGGGATCGTGCAGAGCTCCGGCAACTCCGTGCTCTGCTCGCTCCTGGACGGCCTGTCCGGGCCCACCACCCGGGCCCGGATCTGGCGCGGCCTGACCCAGGAGGACGCGGTCAGCCGCACCCTGCACGAACACCGGGCGATCCTCACCGCCCTGCGCGACCGGGACGCCGAGGCGGCACGCTCGTGGGCGACGGTGCACATCGCGAGCGTGGAACAGTGGCTGCGGTCCACGCTGTGA
- a CDS encoding NACHT domain-containing protein encodes MSDVVPRSRVRRAGIIYLTLLAAGTLGALLLAPRLDDPATVLAALLPTWGGAYLAWTGYRAERTEAAAGQTPEAVADRLAVAVRHEWEGEAEVRRLTEPYPLPVGWRGADPDLAETPGPHPHGGRGEITGVLTTGAPTRLLVLGDPGSGKTLFLVRLLLALIERRRTGEPVPVLFPLASWDPTALDLRDWMEHRLVQDHADLGGPAPAPYERLTLARTLLDRRLILPVLDGFDELPAETAATALHRIARALPAGREMVLSSRPAEYRAALRPRTGVPARLAGLAGIHLEPLDPADVAAYLLHDAGGPRAPAARRWTPVVRALRTDTPVARALTSPLMVSLARTVYNPRPDEGHAVLPDPADLVWLRDRTAVEHHLLDSFVDAAYRPHPRRSRHWPTAQARLALGFLARHMERGLDGAAEVAWWKLRHAVPAALPKVLAGALLGVVAWLFEGTVMTLTGQFTSQDVAADWEQRGGLGIVAAGICGGLVCGLAAGAAITLLCVAAAAPGSLPELLLSRLADTGALTLVGLIISGFAFGARPRLRRPSRWDRRALLTGTLAALCYVAAFGNACGIASALLYGLTAAAIGTDGVPADPVRPVARLRWHWSAAGVARGLLVGILLGASIVLEGLVAYALLGPSGAENIAPADPVAACWAGAQLAAVFTVSCLLVHGLRAVPVDLAASADERALLANDRRTLGVCVLTSAVIGAVVIGAQGWCAVLWGSTRVWGAQPTGGYPWMFVVGLIPALLTGLAVGIRQAAWGHYAVARCYLAVRRGLPYDLMGFLADAHDRGVLRRVGAVHQFRHVALQHRLAEPGPE; translated from the coding sequence GTGAGCGACGTTGTCCCGAGGTCGCGCGTGCGGCGCGCCGGAATCATCTATCTGACCCTGCTGGCCGCGGGCACCCTGGGGGCGCTGCTGCTCGCCCCGCGTCTCGACGACCCGGCGACGGTGCTCGCCGCGCTGCTGCCGACCTGGGGCGGGGCCTATCTGGCGTGGACCGGCTACCGGGCCGAGCGGACCGAGGCCGCTGCGGGACAGACCCCGGAGGCCGTCGCCGACCGGCTCGCCGTCGCCGTCCGGCACGAGTGGGAGGGCGAGGCCGAGGTACGGCGGCTGACGGAGCCGTATCCGCTGCCCGTCGGCTGGCGGGGCGCCGATCCCGACCTGGCCGAGACGCCCGGGCCCCACCCGCACGGCGGCCGGGGGGAGATCACCGGCGTCCTCACCACGGGAGCGCCCACCCGGCTGCTGGTGCTCGGCGACCCGGGCTCGGGAAAGACCCTGTTCCTCGTACGGCTCCTGCTCGCACTGATCGAGCGACGGCGGACCGGCGAGCCGGTGCCCGTGCTGTTCCCGCTGGCCTCCTGGGACCCCACCGCGCTGGACCTGCGCGACTGGATGGAGCACAGACTCGTGCAGGACCACGCGGACCTCGGCGGACCCGCCCCCGCACCGTACGAACGGCTCACCCTCGCCCGCACGCTGCTCGACCGGCGGCTGATCCTGCCGGTGCTCGACGGGTTCGACGAACTCCCCGCGGAGACCGCGGCGACGGCACTGCACCGCATCGCCCGGGCGCTTCCGGCCGGGCGCGAGATGGTCCTGTCGAGCCGTCCCGCCGAGTATCGGGCGGCGCTGCGGCCGCGCACCGGGGTACCCGCGCGGCTCGCGGGGCTGGCCGGCATCCACCTCGAACCCCTGGACCCCGCCGACGTAGCCGCCTACCTCCTGCACGACGCGGGCGGCCCCCGCGCACCGGCCGCGCGCCGCTGGACCCCGGTGGTCCGGGCGCTGCGCACCGACACCCCCGTGGCCCGGGCACTGACCAGCCCGCTGATGGTGTCGCTGGCACGAACCGTGTACAACCCACGGCCGGACGAGGGCCACGCCGTGCTGCCCGACCCGGCCGACCTGGTGTGGCTGCGCGACCGCACCGCCGTGGAGCACCACCTCCTCGACAGCTTCGTCGACGCCGCCTACCGGCCGCACCCGCGCCGGAGCCGCCACTGGCCGACGGCACAGGCACGCCTCGCGCTCGGGTTCCTCGCCCGGCACATGGAACGAGGGCTCGACGGCGCCGCGGAGGTCGCCTGGTGGAAGCTGCGTCACGCCGTGCCGGCCGCACTGCCCAAGGTCCTGGCCGGTGCGCTGCTGGGCGTGGTGGCCTGGCTGTTCGAGGGCACGGTCATGACCCTGACCGGCCAGTTCACCTCGCAGGACGTGGCGGCCGACTGGGAACAGCGCGGCGGCCTCGGCATCGTGGCGGCGGGCATCTGCGGCGGCCTGGTGTGCGGCCTCGCCGCCGGAGCGGCGATCACGCTGTTGTGCGTGGCGGCCGCCGCACCGGGAAGCCTCCCCGAACTCCTGCTGAGCCGGCTGGCCGACACCGGAGCGCTCACCCTGGTCGGCCTGATCATCTCCGGGTTCGCCTTCGGGGCCCGGCCGCGACTGCGACGGCCGTCCCGCTGGGACCGCCGCGCCCTGTTGACCGGCACCCTCGCCGCGCTGTGCTACGTGGCGGCCTTCGGCAACGCGTGCGGGATCGCCAGCGCCCTCCTGTACGGTCTGACCGCCGCCGCGATCGGCACGGACGGGGTGCCCGCCGACCCGGTCCGTCCCGTCGCCCGGCTGCGCTGGCACTGGAGCGCCGCGGGGGTCGCCCGGGGGCTGCTGGTCGGGATCCTGCTGGGCGCGAGCATCGTCCTGGAGGGACTGGTCGCGTACGCGCTCCTGGGGCCCTCGGGCGCGGAGAACATCGCGCCCGCCGACCCGGTCGCGGCCTGCTGGGCAGGCGCCCAGCTCGCGGCCGTGTTCACGGTGTCCTGTCTGCTCGTGCACGGCCTCCGGGCCGTCCCCGTCGACCTCGCCGCCAGTGCCGACGAACGCGCCCTGCTCGCCAACGACCGGCGCACCCTGGGCGTCTGCGTCCTGACCTCGGCCGTGATCGGTGCCGTGGTGATCGGCGCCCAGGGCTGGTGCGCGGTGCTGTGGGGATCGACACGGGTGTGGGGCGCGCAGCCCACCGGCGGCTATCCGTGGATGTTCGTCGTGGGACTGATCCCTGCCCTGCTGACGGGGCTGGCCGTCGGCATCCGGCAGGCGGCCTGGGGCCACTACGCGGTCGCCCGCTGCTATCTCGCCGTCCGGCGGGGACTGCCGTACGACCTCATGGGCTTCCTCGCCGACGCCCATGACCGGGGTGTGCTGCGCCGGGTGGGCGCCGTCCACCAGTTCCGGCATGTCGCCCTGCAGCACCGGCTGGCGGAGCCCGGCCCCGAGTGA
- a CDS encoding PAC2 family protein: MIELEGVPELIDPVMVAAFEGWNDAGDAASTAVAHLDKEWKGEVFAALDAEDYYDFQVNRPTVWLDGGVRKITWPTTRLSVVRVGGEKPRDLVLVRGIEPSMRWRSFCNELLGFAHELGVELVVILGALLGDTPHTRPVPISGTTSDPDLAQRMDLEETKYEGPTGIVGILQEACTHAGVPAVSLWAAVPHYVSQPPNPKATLALLNRLEDLIDVRIPLGELAEDARAWQVGVDQLAAEDSEVAEYVQTLEEARDTAELPEASGEAIAREFERYLRRRDGGQPGQPGGHATADGSDSSAYLRDSPGGRTKPPRPPKPDTETEPDDGDSSSED, from the coding sequence GTGATCGAGCTCGAGGGGGTTCCCGAGCTGATCGACCCGGTCATGGTGGCCGCGTTCGAGGGCTGGAACGATGCCGGCGACGCCGCCTCCACCGCGGTCGCGCATCTGGACAAGGAGTGGAAGGGCGAGGTGTTCGCGGCGCTCGACGCCGAGGACTACTACGACTTCCAGGTGAACCGGCCCACGGTGTGGCTGGACGGCGGAGTGCGCAAGATCACGTGGCCGACGACAAGGTTGTCGGTGGTCCGCGTCGGCGGCGAGAAGCCGCGCGATCTCGTACTCGTCCGAGGTATCGAACCGTCGATGCGGTGGCGCTCGTTCTGCAACGAGTTGCTGGGCTTCGCCCACGAACTGGGCGTGGAGCTGGTGGTGATCCTCGGCGCGCTGCTCGGCGACACCCCGCACACCCGCCCGGTCCCGATCAGCGGGACCACGTCCGACCCTGACCTGGCGCAGCGGATGGATCTGGAGGAGACCAAGTACGAGGGCCCTACAGGCATCGTCGGCATCCTCCAGGAGGCCTGCACCCACGCGGGCGTGCCCGCGGTGTCGTTGTGGGCGGCCGTACCGCACTACGTGTCGCAGCCGCCCAACCCGAAGGCGACGCTGGCTCTCCTGAACCGTCTGGAGGACCTGATCGACGTACGGATCCCGCTGGGCGAGCTGGCCGAGGACGCGCGTGCCTGGCAGGTGGGCGTGGACCAGCTGGCCGCCGAGGACAGCGAGGTCGCCGAGTACGTCCAGACGCTGGAGGAGGCCCGGGACACCGCGGAGCTGCCGGAGGCCTCGGGTGAGGCGATCGCCCGGGAGTTCGAGCGGTATCTGCGGCGCCGGGACGGCGGCCAGCCGGGGCAGCCGGGCGGCCACGCCACCGCGGACGGCAGTGACAGCTCGGCGTATCTGCGGGACAGTCCGGGCGGTCGTACCAAGCCGCCCAGGCCGCCGAAGCCGGACACCGAGACGGAGCCGGACGACGGGGACTCCTCGTCGGAGGACTGA